The Elaeis guineensis isolate ETL-2024a chromosome 13, EG11, whole genome shotgun sequence genome includes a region encoding these proteins:
- the LOC105036317 gene encoding protein NSP-INTERACTING KINASE 3 yields the protein MERRVSGFSFWMLGLLLWAGPLASAATLSPSGINYEVVALMAIKMELNDPYNVLENWDINSVDPCSWRMVTCSVDGYVSALGMPSQSLSGTLSPGIGNLTNLQSVLLQNNVISGPIPTDIGKLEKLQTLDLSSNQFDGGIPISLGELKNLNYLRLNNNSLSGPCPDSFSNIKGLTLLDLSFNNLSGSLPNISARTFNIVGNPLICGSHSRNNCSSVSLDPLSYPPDDLKAQPQPGVTRNHRVAIASGASIGSITVIVIAAGLLLWWQHRHNQQIFFDVNDQYDPEICLGHLKRYSFKELRVATNNFSAKNILGKGGYGIVYKGCLRDGTTVAVKRLKDSNAIGGEVQFQTEVEMISLAVHRNLLRLCGFCTTENERLLVYPYMPNGSVASQLREHIHGRPALDWSRRKRIALGTARGLLYLHEQCDPKIIHRDVKAANILLDEEFEAVVGDFGLAKLLDHQESHVTTAVRGTVGHIAPEYLSTGQSSEKTDVFGFGILLLELITGQKALDFGRLANQKGVMLDWVKKLHQENKLRVMVDKDLKNNYDRVELEEMVQVALLCTQFHPSHRPKMSEVVRMLEGDGLAEKWEASQKIETPKSRSCEQPPPKYLDFVEDSSLVVEAIELSGPR from the exons ATGGAAAGGAGGGTTTCGGGCTTCTCTTTTTGGATGCTTGGCTTGCTGCTATGGGCAGGGCCGCTGGCGTCTGCTGCTACTCTTTCACCCTCCGGTATAAACTATGAAG TGGTTGCGTTGATGGCCATAAAGATGGAGCTAAATGACCCATATAATGTTTTGGAGAACTGGGATATCAACTCAGTGGATCCATGCAGCTGGAGAATGGTTACCTGCTCTGTTGATGGATATGTTTCTGCTCT AGGAATGCCCAGCCAAAGCTTATCTGGGACTTTATCGCCAGGGATTGGAAATCTTACGAATCTGCAGTCCGT GCTTCTACAGAACAATGTGATTTCTGGACCTATCCCTACTGATATCGGTAAGTTGGAGAAGCTCCAGACGCTGGACCTTTCTAGCAATCAGTTCGATGGTGGAATACCAATTTCATTAGGAGAGCTAAAGAATCTGAATTATCT GCGACTGAACAACAACAGCTTATCTGGACCTTGCCCTGATTCATTTTCCAACATCAAAGGTCTCACTCTTCT GGACCTTTCATTTAACAATTTGAGTGGTTCCTTACCCAATATATCTGCAAGAACTTTCAA TATTGTTGGAAATCCTTTGATATGTGGGTCACACTCCAGAAACAATTGCTCTTCTGTGTCTCTGGACCCACTTTCATATCCACCAGATGATCTGAAGG CTCAGCCACAACCTGGAGTGACAAGAAACCATCGTGTGGCTATTGCATCTGGTGCAAGTATTGGTTCTATTACTGTAATAGTCATTGCTGCTGGCTTGCTTCTTTGGTGGCAGCATAGACACAATCAACAGATTTTCTTTGACGTAaatg ATCAATATGACCCAGAAATATGCTTGGGTCATTTGAAACGTTATTCCTTCAAGGAGCTTCGAGTAGCTACCAATAATTTCAGTGCAAAAAACATTTTAGGAAAAGGGGGTTATGGTATTGTGTACAAAGGATGCTTGCGTGATGGCACAACTGTAGCTGTTAAAAGGCTGAAAGATTCCAATGCCATTGGTGGAGAAGTTCAGTTTCAGACTGAAGTTGAAATGATAAGCTTGGCAGTTCATCGGAATCTCCTTAGACTTTGTGGATTCTGCACAACTGAGAATGAGAGACTACTTGTCTACCCTTACATGCCAAATGGAAGTGTTGCTTCTCAATTAAGAG AACATATTCACGGGAGGCCAGCTTTAGACTGGTCAAGGCGAAAGAGGATAGCTTTGGGGACAGCACGGGGATTGTTGTATTTGCATGAGCAGTGTGAcccaaaaattattcatcgtgACGTTAAAGCTGCCAATATTCTTCTCGATGAAGAATTTGAAGCAGTTGTTGGGGATTTTGGTTTGGCAAAGCTCTTGGATCATCAGGAATCACATGTTACAACAGCAGTGCGTGGGACAGTTGGGCATATAGCTCCAGAATACTTGTCCACAGGTCAGTCATCAGAGAAGACTGATGTCTTTGGCTTTGGCATCCTGCTACTTGAGCTGATTACTGGTCAGAAGGCACTGGATTTTGGCAGGCTGGCAAACCAGAAAGGAGTAATGCTGGATTGG GTGAAGAAACTCCATCAAGAGAACAAGCTGAGAGTGATGGTGGATAAGGACCTTAAAAACAACTATGACAGGGTTGAGCTTGAGGAGATGGTTCAAGTGGCTCTCCTCTGCACCCAATTCCATCCATCCCACCGGCCCAAGATGTCAGAAGTGGTGAGAATGTTGGAAGGTGATGGTCTGGCAGAAAAATGGGAGGCCTCGCAGAAGATTGAAACACCAAAGTCTCGTTCCTGTGAGCAACCACCTCCGAAGTACCTGGACTTTGTAGAGGACTCTTCACTTGTGGTAGAAGCAATCGAGCTTTCAGGTCCTAGGTGA